Proteins encoded within one genomic window of Sphingomonas cannabina:
- a CDS encoding SMP-30/gluconolactonase/LRE family protein, which translates to MAGKVDRVAKVGAELGEGPVWVARDNALWFVDIKGPHVHRFDPATGKLAKWDMPAQVGWVLPARGHGFVVGLQRGLAAFDPADNSLRPLAAVEPDRPQNRLNDAVTDARGRIWFGTMDNAEGKPTGHFYTFDDRGVRDTGFPPVTITNGPTISPDGRTLYPVDTTGRTIYAVPINDDATLGKPRVFVTIEDGAGYPDGPTVDAEGCVWIGLYGGWGARRYAPDGKLVETVKLPTANVTKIALGGPDLKTAYATTARQGLDAAALAAQPEAGDLFAFAVDVPGVPVTEAAVTMKQ; encoded by the coding sequence ATGGCAGGCAAGGTGGATCGGGTCGCGAAGGTCGGGGCCGAGCTCGGCGAAGGACCGGTGTGGGTCGCGCGCGACAACGCGCTGTGGTTCGTCGACATCAAGGGGCCGCACGTCCACCGCTTCGATCCGGCGACGGGCAAGCTCGCGAAATGGGACATGCCGGCGCAGGTCGGCTGGGTGCTGCCGGCGCGCGGACACGGCTTCGTCGTCGGGCTGCAGCGCGGCCTCGCCGCCTTCGATCCCGCGGACAACAGCCTGCGCCCGCTCGCCGCGGTGGAGCCCGACCGGCCGCAGAACCGGCTGAACGACGCCGTCACCGACGCCCGCGGCCGCATCTGGTTCGGCACGATGGACAATGCCGAGGGCAAGCCGACCGGCCATTTCTACACCTTCGACGATCGCGGCGTGCGCGACACCGGCTTTCCGCCGGTGACGATCACCAACGGCCCGACGATCTCGCCCGACGGCCGCACGCTCTATCCGGTCGATACCACCGGCCGCACCATCTACGCCGTACCGATCAATGACGACGCGACGCTCGGCAAGCCGCGCGTCTTCGTGACGATCGAGGACGGCGCCGGCTATCCCGACGGCCCGACCGTCGATGCCGAGGGCTGCGTGTGGATCGGCCTTTACGGCGGCTGGGGCGCGCGGCGCTATGCGCCCGACGGCAAGCTGGTCGAGACGGTCAAGCTGCCGACGGCCAACGTCACCAAGATCGCGCTCGGCGGTCCCGACCTCAAGACCGCCTATGCCACCACCGCGCGCCAGGGGCTGGACGCCGCCGCGCTCGCGGCGCAACCTGAGGCGGGGGACCTGTTCGCCTTCGCGGTCGACGTGCCGGGCGTGCCGGTCACCGAGGCGGCCGTCACGATGAAGCAATAA